CTCATGTACATGTCTATATTCTTCATCTTATGCAGCAGTCCAGAAGCTACCTGAAAGATCATATCAAGTAGATGAACCAAACTGGGTTGTTGATAAAGAACAATTTCAATCTATAGGTACTGTCTGTCTGGCTTTATATGGCAGATTCAATTATGTGCATTATTTTAATGTCAAGCTTTAGAACTTACTCTTTCTCATGCTTCACAGATCatattgacataatataatCATGCTTTTCCTTTTCAAACGTATTGGATTGCATATTTGTGAACCCACGatgtattatttttgaaatatattatggTTGATGTTGAATTTTGGTGGTCAAAATTGTCTTTATGTTTGCTGATTAGTTTCTCCTGGACATTTGACATCTGTGCCATGTGCCCATGTGTCCAGTTGCCATGAAGTGTTCAGCACTTCAACCTCTAGAGTCTAGAAAACTCATTGCTATGAGAGTTCTCTACAATATAAGTAATTTGGTGGTAATTGGGGTTTTGTCAAAACTTGTAGAGGTGGAAAACCTGCGCTTACAGTTGTCTTGGCTCGTGCACTTTTGCGTAAACCTGTTTTCTTTCCTCTACAAGGATATATCTCGTTGACGATTGCTACCATGGctatataagagagagagagagagagagagagatctgccTAATAAAACTTGTAATATGGAGATCGGTGATCTCCTTATTAGTGCAAAATGAGTGTATTTTGTAATTTTAGAACTTGGCAGGACAACTTCCTAGTCTTGCTTCTGAAAGATGAATTCAGACCAGCTGTTTTTGATGGTCTTCAGCTTTTGTATTTGTTGCAAACCAGTTGTTTTATGAGTTGCTTTCTTGCAGAAGGTGACAAAAAGTGGGTAGGTGGGGTCAACATGCTCTCATATTTCCTCGGGTTCCTGAAATGTGTCACATAATCTATGCTGCCATGTGGGGCACATATTGCAACAGTTGGACAACCCTAGGAGCATTTGATAGGCTTGTTTGATACTTAACCATGAGTTTTGATCAGATGCTGCCCCGAAAGTGGAGTAATCATTTGGGGTCGTGCAAAACCCATAAATTCTGGATTGCCATCTAAAAGCTGGTTTCTGTACATTCTATAACCTCACTTTGGTAACATAAAAGGTGAAAAAGACTTTTGGAGGCCCTCTGTAGCCATATTTCCTGACTCAATGATAATGGAGCAGCCATACTTTGCTTGTAAAAACGATGCTGCATTAGATGTCTTTACAGTctcttttgttaagttgatgGCTACTGCTATCTTCATAACATCTTCTGGTATCATCATATACTTTCAGATATCTAGTGAGTGTCAGTTTGTTCTAAGTAAATAAGGTATTATAAAATTTGATGTCCTGATAGGTATCAACAAATCTAGTTCATTTGGGCTGCCTTTTGTTTGTGTCACTCTTTAAATATATCTAGTATTaactcatatatttatgtattcatttctttctttctgtatCTACTTTTTAGGAGCAGGCTAGCATGACAGTTTTGTTTGCTTGCATTTTCTGACATGTTAATTCTCTTTCCCATTTCGTGTTTGTCTGGTTATACATGGCTCTTTTCATGACATTTCTCTGCATGCAGTGGAATCCAGCGAAATTCTAGGTGCCTTAAAGGATGGAGAGCTACGTAAATTAATACAGAAAATTGACAGCTCTGAAAAGCCAGAAAATGTAGTTTATTCACAACCACAACTTTATGTTGGTCTATTCCTCTTAATTGAAATTGACTTTTAAATGTTTGAAATTAGACCCATGGGGTTATCTATTTGGTTGTTAACTCAATATTAGTCCTTAACTTGCTCAAAGTACCTTTCACCTATTCACAGGAATTGACTAGGGCCATGGAAGGACGGACTTTTCGCGAGTTCACAGACAAGGTAGATGGCATGCTATCATGCTTATATACAAAATTTTCAATATACATCCTTGGGTATGTTGAAAAATGTTCTTGATATGCAGATGAATAGTTGAATACTAATAAGAGATTTGATGTTCCTTTATGCAGATTCTGGCTGTTTTGAACCCACAGAACCAGCCTGCTAACTGAGAAATGTCATGCtcaatcattttatttttgccccaattttctGAAGGATTTTGAGTCATTTCTGAAGAGCTAGTTATGATGGTCGGATCTGTTCAGAAGCTGTCTCCTTGAGCAGATTTACTGTACTTCCAGCCTGATGTGTGATCGACAAAAACGTTTGTTTTAAGTACAACTATGGCTATATGTTCTAAGTTCTGAATAATTTTGTAGGGGGAAAATAGTCTGTTATTTGTTCCTTCCATGTAATGATTATATGATTATTTGATTCTTGGgcagatgtaatttatttccaGCCAGGCTCGGAGCATGAGCAGCACAGTTTCTCTTGTATCTTGACATGGCTATGGATGTAGGGGAGTTTGTTTAAATTCAGCAGAATATACGTTGTACTATTTTTAATTTCCATGCGTGCTATTTGCTATGCTGATTTGAATGTTGATTTGGGTGAAGTTGGGACAAAATGATGTACCATATGTGATTTCTTTGCATGCTCCTCTGCTATGCTATCTCCCTTTTGTCTTCACAAAATCATGAATGCTCCGGAAGAATGTGCGCATCGAGATGGGCTCTTTTATTTTTATGGAAGCACTCTTTATCTATAATGACATGCTTGCATCAGTAccttctattagcatatggcTGATGTAGGCCAGCTACATTGGACTACGTTGTGATAATGTTTCCTTCTGGATGTCGCATGTTCGAGTCCcttggttttccttttttttttcttccttcgaAGGTTTAAATAGCAAATTGTAGCAACCTGCATGAACATTTCCATTGTTACTTCAAATAAATTAAGAAGTTCGAGTTAGGTGCATATTCTTTGTCATGAACATGTAAGATTTGAAAGTTCATCACAACTTCAACATAATTAGATAATAATAATCTCAATTCATAATATTTGATTGGTATCATTAATGTTCTATCTACTTATTCTTTCCCTTATGATTCCAATTGTAGCCAACTACGCATCCTGTAACTTTGAAAAGGTAAAATGAAAGATGTGGTGTGACTTTTACAGTCTAGTAAAAATTTCCTACCTCACGTCGATATAGATGaagtaaatttaaaataaagaatAGCTATAAACAATACCAGAATACGggcaaaaattataaaatttcatAGTGACTATTCAACACAGCTAAAATAAATCCACATAGATATGTACACATAAATATACATCCCTAAATATCCATCTCatttaagaaaatatattaCATATATCAATCTTTCGTATAATAATAATTACATGTCTCATCTTTCGTTCCATCCAAACTCACTCCGCTTATTCtcttcctcatcttcctccCTTCATCTCTTCCCCACCCCCCACCAACTCCCCCTCACCAAACTCCATCACGCTCCACTCGATAAGGAATGCCATCGACGAGGTCGAGAAGGCCACCGCCATCATGTCGAATCTTGTCGGCGCAGTCAATGGCTCTCGCCTCGGCCATGCCATCAACGACTGCTTGCAGCTCCTCCAACTCTCATCCGACGAGCTCCACTGGGCCCTCGGGTCGGTCTCGGGCAACGGTAGCATCACCGCGCGCAGCAAGGCCAATGTGGTCGCATGGCTTACCGCCGCCCTCACCAATCAGGACACCTGCCTCCGAGGGCTCCTCGAGGTCGCCGATTTCTTCGAGCTGATCTATGAGCAATGCGTGAAGATGGTGGAGGCTTCGATCGAGAGGGCTCCAACTGATTCTAGCAACATCAGCATCGTAGCTGACGATGCCATGGCATCATTGCATGGACTCATCGAATCCCCTGTGAATGGGACTGGCGTTGACGTCGTAGTTGCGACCGACGGCAACCGGAACTTCACAACCATAACAGAGGCGGTCAGGTCTGCACCCGACTACAGCGACAAGCGCTACGTGATCTACGGGAAGAAAGGCATATACGAGGAACATGTCGTGGTGCCGAGGCAgaagaagaatctgatgatacTTGGAGATTCGATGTTCGACACGATCATCACCGGCAATCGCAGAAACTATGATGGTTGGTCCACCTTTGGATCTGCTTCGTTTGGTGAGAGCTCTACTCTACTCTTCTCTTTGTATTAAACTAAACTCCACCGATTCGATTCTTTAGCCTGTTTAAACTCGGGACAGCAATTACCATCATTGTTCTAATCTATGGCATGTTGTAGCACTACCGATCGTGCAGCTGTGAGCGCTCCAGGATTCATAGCCCAGAACATTAGATTCGAGAACACGGCAGGAGCCGGGAAGCACCGGGCTCGGCTACCGCTGCGCCTTCAAGGGCTATGAAGGCGCAGCGGTATATCATCAGcaacgccgccgccgccgccgtcttcCAGGACAGCGTCATCCTCGGGCGCAAGCCCATGGACAATCAGGTCTTTCATTGTTTTCCATGACCATACAATGAATCCACATGGTTTCATAAACATGACAAAACATATAAGAAACATGGAGCATAAATTTGCAAATGATCGTATTTGATACATTGGCAGCTAAACTAAAATGCCCACAATGGTGTAAAGTAATAGGATCATACCCAAAGGAAGAAAATAGATGCACCTGCTCATTTTGAATAAGAGAACAAGTGTAAGAAGTATTGGAGGATCATTCATTACAATTTATCAAAAATCAGGGGTATTCCAATTTCATTAAACCCTTTTGCATCTGCGCCTAAATCATTAGAAGTTGAGGCTGATAAAAATGGCAAATGCCACTTTATTTAGTAAACATTGGCAACAGGAAACCAGTCCTGATACATTTCAATGCTCTTGAggtcaaagaaaagggaaaagaaaagcaatTGCTGCAACGTATACCTGCATTACCTTTCTAATTTATGCTAAATGCGGCTTATGTCACGACCAAATACAAACGTTGTTGCCCAGTTAATTGCCACATAGAATCTGTTTCTCCAACTTATAACACGAGTTAGATATGCCGATCGCCAAATGAACCAGCTAATAAATCCTGCAAGAGACAGTCCCTTTGCCTCCTGAGGGAAAATTACTGCATTAGTTTCATCACAGAATTCAGATAACGATAATATACACAAGTTACGTAGGAAAACTAACCTTGCTCTGACGAAGATCTACAAGAGCTTTGTATCTGCCAACTGTAGCCATGCTGCCCAGATGCCTATAAACAAAAGGAGCTCCTAGTTCCAAATTTGCAGCATGATGTGCATGCCCTCCACCTGCTCtacagatttggttcaataGGGCAGCTAGATATTTCCCTTGTCTCTCAGCTACCTGCTTTGAACAGTCAAGTTTAAGAGTTCTTTAAAATTAAGACATGGTGAGAACACAAAAGTAATTACAGATTTCAGCATTTCCAGCCATTTATATtatgtaaataaaaaaaattagttctcccacatatttttttaaattatatgatGTTCTAGATAGAAAGTGCAATCCATCCATTCATTCCAGAATATTTCATACAGTCATCAGCTTCATCTCTCCCAGTTTTGTTTGGTAAAATCACATGGTTGCTAATTGGATAAAACATAATAAATGAAGTTTATGATGTCATTCAACAGCCCTCTGTGGATGTTAAAATAAGAGGAAAATAAGCCAAAAGCCTTCACTAATTTCTCGCAACAACACATCTAGATTTAGTGGGATGCCAAGGGTAAGCTTGATTGCATAAGAAATCTGAATCAGCACTTTGCATCTCATTATTTCTAACCAAACCGAGAAGTCTTCAAGAGACCGATATACAACAAGGCAGAGGCCAGCCTCTTCTGCAATGAACATTTTGCATTGATCAACTATGACAGTTTGAATTTGACCCTGAATTGAATATGCTATCTGCAGATAGCCATTGTAACTATATTCTATCCAGAAGGTATCTTAATTTTTCTGGATGATAGTAATTGTTGAAAGTCTACTTTTAGAGGGCATTATTGGTCAGCTACGGCTGGTGGCATTTGACCCTAGGCTGAATAGAATCGAGGCCTATCTTTCTCCTTCCTTTGCACGAAACCACGGTTGGATCATCCACTGCGCGGATCACAAAGCATTCCAAACTCTGCCATTCATCTatctgcacagatctcaaagtgaCCAGTGGATGATCGTGGATTCGCGCAAAGGAAGATGAATCCTTCTTTTgtgtgaaagatacaaccccaaCTCAACTGAACATGCTCTCTGTAGATAGCCATTATAACTGTATTCTTTTTGGAAAGCATCTCAATTTTTGGATGATATTTACGGGGGTAATTGTCTTAGCAACCTCAGAAATATTCTGAAATTTCCTAATTTTGAGGTAGAATGTCTAATCTTGCAGGTTTGAAACAGTTTTTTTGATAGACAAATTATCTTATTGAAAAAGGTCAAGTAgttattaggaaaaaaaaaatgaagaaatgagATAAAGCAACTCTGAGGCACTTTGGGATAGAAGAAGTCACAGGAACATATAAAGAAGAGAAACAAATAGGGCATGGACaggtgagagagaaagagaaaaagttgttttttttttttttttttaagttgggGGAAGTTGTCAAATCTATCAGAGACCATGAGAATGCGCTGGTTAAGATTTAATTCCCACAAGCTTGGTGAATCCTAGAAAGATGAAATCATCTAGAGATTTAACGCCAACCAAGTCAGTTAAAAAGACAATACAACATTGGAGGAAATTATTTCTTTTCGTTAAATTGTATACTTGTATAGTCATAAGGAATCTCGGGAAGAGTCCTTTTAAGTCCAGAGGGAAATTCTATCCAAATAAATTTGTTCTAGAAGAAAGAGGATGCAGTTAGCATGACTCCCCTTCAAAAACAGCATGAGTTTCAGTGGCAGCATGACAATGGCTCATTGTGCTCCAGGTATGCACCTGTTTGTTCATGCAAACCGAgtggggaaaagaaaagaatataatAAACAGTGAGATGCTAACTAACCTGAGCCAATGCTGGCAGTACTTGTCTGCCTGTGTTTTCATGGAATCCACTACAATCTCCTATTGCAAAAACATCCTGCACGGAGGGGACGCGAAGCCACTCATCAACACCAATCCTGTTAAGGAATGTACAAGTTATGAGACATCCCTCGTATATGAGCTGTAGAAGCATAAAATGTCATGACATTATGTGAAACTGCTTTGCTCATCCTTAATGTTTGATTTGTGCCTGCATGCAGCTCAGCCCTCGAGTAAATGGAAAGTTTATACCTCATTTGCAAAGAGAAGAAGGCAGAGGGAGAGGGCAACTCAACACTATCAAATCTCAATAATACAaacttgtgttttcaattacaTAGCAGTGGATTTATATAGGCCTAAAATCCTAGTAACAGTCCACATAAAAATAAAGTATTGAAGTCCTCACAAAATATTAGTCCTAGAgtccaaataaaaataaaattttctaattcccaaattaaataaaaattttctaatttctatATTTGTGCCTAACAGAAGTGCCTAGATCTCTTATAGGACAATCCTCCGTCAACAATGTTACCTTCCGCCTGGTGATTTTGGAAACTGCAAAGAACTGATGAATGGTGAAGGACCAACACCGGTAGACCACACAAGCAGTCCATATGAAACCTCTGTGCCATCATTAAGAATTATCTTTTGAGGTTGAACATCTTTAACAACTCCACGCACAAGGCGAACTCCAGACTGAGATAATACAGAATGCATAAAATCAGATTTTGTAAATCTAATTGTCACTTATTGCCAATAGAAGTGGCTGCATACTCTAGCAATGCTAAGTTAGATGCAAAAGAAACAAATATGCACAAAACAAAGAGGAATTGATAGtatataataaaatgagaaaatgagaaaTACTAAGAGCATGTCGATCCTTCATGCATATGAGAAGAAACATATGCATGTAAAATGAAAGAGGATCTGGTAAAATATAATGTAAAAGAGAAATAGTACGAGCAGAttaatctttcttcttctacttcttctttaAATAAAAGAGAAGGTTAATCTTTCATCAGACACATGCATGCACAAGCAAACAAGGGAGACAAAAGAGAGCCCTGAAAAGTAGtcaaaagaaaatcagaaaaaacaGTATCTAATTTATTATTTGAAATCTACGTGCCTCTGActatttttctttgattaaGTGATTGAATCATGATACCATCAATCTTTTTTAACTAGATAAAACTGGGTCAAGAGATAGCCCTTTATTCTGTAGCATTATGGCCGTTTTTGGAAGGATAATTATCACGAGTCTCTAATCTGCAACTTAAGCATGCTTTCTATCCATGGAAAGTTAGTTTGCCTCCATGAATACTTGACAACATAAGCCATCCATTAAAGCAGCATCATGACCATAAGCTTCTTTCCATTATCTCTCGCAGAAACATAGACGATAGTCATACTTTAGATAAAAAGAAATCACACCTTATACAACTATAATGTATCAGAGTCTATCATGACCTTCCTTTCCATGCTAGCGCAAAATAGACAGTTCCATGGAGCATGTGCATTCACATATTACATAAATCAAAATGATAAGAgtatatatacttaaaaaatgTTTCTGACCATACAAAAGTCTAGATGtgagaaaataaaactgattCTTCTATGGGAGCCATTGAGGTTGAACTGAATTCTCAAGGAGAAAGAATCGAATAGCAATTTAACAAGGGATAATACAAGGTCAATACAAAAGCAATGAACATTGAAAACAATAGcagcataaaagaaaataatgctCTTCatataaaaagtttctgaaGTAAATTCAGGACTAAGGGAGATGGAAATGCAGAGAGCAATCAAGCAATTTACAAACAGCAATTGAAAATCAACAAAAGAAGAGATTGCACAATCTCTTGCTTAGAATCACTGACCTTAGTGAGTTGTTTTGTAGCATATGTTCTGAGTCGAACATCGAAAGATGATAATATTTCATTTGCCTaacacaaaaaagaaagagttCAGATGATTTTTATCCACATATGTTCTTGACAAGATTGACTAGAAATAAATATCTCAGGTAACTAAATTAGGCGATGTTTTATGAGCTATAGCATCAAACACTCTATTAGAGGAACAAAAAAGAGATATAGAGGAAAAAATAATTCAAGTTCATAAAATCATGCTGGAGAGGTATCACAGGGAAACCTCAATTAGGGTCACACGGATATAGTCTTTAACATGGGAGTAACGTTGATGAACATCTCTAATGATGAAATCACTAAGTTCACCACTGAACTCAACACCAGTTGGACCACCTCCAATAACAACACAGTGCAAcagtcttcttttttcttcttctgatACGCCtatatttgcaaaaaaaaaaaaaaaaaaaaacaagtattAAATGCATTACACCAAATCACTATATAACCTAATATTTGCTGTTCAAAGACTGCACAAATGCAGGATTTGGCGGTGTTTGAACTACATAACATTATTtgcaaaaaataaatatcataGCAGGCTGAAATCATTATAAGCAAACAAATTTACACAAGGTACTAATTAATGCAATAACATCCATGATGTTTCCTATCCTCTGAAATGGCATACCGGGCACATCAGACAGCATCAAGTTGAGAAGGAGCTTCCTGCGAATCTCTTGGGCATGGTGAACCTCACGGAGAAAGACCGCATGCTCTCTTACACCACGTATACCAAAGGTCGAGGCCTCTGCTCCGGATGCAATGACCAACTTGTCATATGAAACCTTAAATTTCCATGGCTCCAGAGTGTCACTGGCACTCCCATCAGTAACGGTCTCACAATGCACCTTTcaaagcaaaacaaaaaaaacttaaCTTTATAGACAAaaaatacttaataaattaccaAACTAAAATTTCTACATCAAATGGTATAAAGGAACAAGTCCTCTGATTCTAAGCTATCAGAGGTAAAGCAGCAGTCCTCCAGTCTTCTAGAATCAACGGGTTTTTCTCTTTTGTCTCCAATCTGCAAGTGAGATCCTGGTTTACAGGGTGATAATATTCTATTCCAAGTAAAAGGTAGAAACTTTAACACTTTATGACGATACTACTCTAATTCATACAGCAAGGTAGAAACTTTTCGACACCATTTACTGTTATCATGCTCGAGCTAAAGTTATTTTTGACCGTTTCTTCTGTTTCTCAACGATATGGGGAGTCCTTCATCAGAAGTTAGTACTCAGAAGTACTCACCGTGTGGGAATCGGGATCGATGAAGGCGC
The Phoenix dactylifera cultivar Barhee BC4 chromosome 3, palm_55x_up_171113_PBpolish2nd_filt_p, whole genome shotgun sequence DNA segment above includes these coding regions:
- the LOC103718267 gene encoding pectinesterase/pectinesterase inhibitor PPE8B isoform X1, producing MSNLVGAVNGSRLGHAINDCLQLLQLSSDELHWALGSVSGNGSITARSKANVVAWLTAALTNQDTCLRGLLEVADFFELIYEQCVKMVEASIERAPTDSSNISIVADDAMASLHGLIESPVNGTGVDVVVATDGNRNFTTITEAVRSAPDYSDKRYVIYGKKGIYEEHVVVPRQKKNLMILGDSMFDTIITGNRRNYDGWSTFGSASFGESSTLLFSLY
- the LOC103718267 gene encoding zinc finger HIT domain-containing protein 3 isoform X2, with amino-acid sequence MAPRTCEVCKEAQSKYKCPICLAPYCSLGCFKKHKENPCKKSVPEEELTVQKLPERSYQVDEPNWVVDKEQFQSIVESSEILGALKDGELRKLIQKIDSSEKPENELTRAMEGRTFREFTDKILAVLNPQNQPAN
- the LOC103718267 gene encoding zinc finger HIT domain-containing protein 3 isoform X4, translating into MAPRTCEVCKEAQSKYKCPICLAPYCSLGCFKKHKENPCKKSVPEEELTVQKLPERSYQVDEPNWVVDKEQFQSIVESSEILGALKDGELRKLIQKIDSSEKPENYLSPIHRN
- the LOC103718267 gene encoding zinc finger HIT domain-containing protein 3 isoform X3, translating into MAPRTCEVCKEAQSKYKCPICLAPYCSLGCFKKHKENPCKKSVPEEELIQKLPERSYQVDEPNWVVDKEQFQSIVESSEILGALKDGELRKLIQKIDSSEKPENELTRAMEGRTFREFTDKILAVLNPQNQPAN
- the LOC103718277 gene encoding internal alternative NAD(P)H-ubiquinone oxidoreductase A1, mitochondrial-like, with amino-acid sequence MAWLQTLARSSRSLLSSKPSPWSLSAFRSAATAASGVGGFSGLGPTEAGKDKPRLVVLGTGWAGCRLMKSIDTKLYDVVCISPRNHMVFTPLLASTCVGTLEFRSVAEPIGRIQPSISTTPGSYFFLGRCAFIDPDSHTVHCETVTDGSASDTLEPWKFKVSYDKLVIASGAEASTFGIRGVREHAVFLREVHHAQEIRRKLLLNLMLSDVPGVSEEEKRRLLHCVVIGGGPTGVEFSGELSDFIIRDVHQRYSHVKDYIRVTLIEANEILSSFDVRLRTYATKQLTKSGVRLVRGVVKDVQPQKIILNDGTEVSYGLLVWSTGVGPSPFISSLQFPKSPGGRIGVDEWLRVPSVQDVFAIGDCSGFHENTGRQVLPALAQVAERQGKYLAALLNQICRAGGGHAHHAANLELGAPFVYRHLGSMATVGRYKALVDLRQSKEAKGLSLAGFISWFIWRSAYLTRVISWRNRFYVAINWATTFVFGRDISRI